A stretch of the Phycodurus eques isolate BA_2022a chromosome 15, UOR_Pequ_1.1, whole genome shotgun sequence genome encodes the following:
- the LOC133413924 gene encoding calmodulin-regulated spectrin-associated protein 1-B-like isoform X2, whose protein sequence is MDMEGSAGQGGSTRRRAAEDGVSGRGSVEVLVVPPDLYDSARAKIEANLRWLLAKAYGIDHIPEDLQDPFYTDQYEQEHIKPPVIHLLLSGEIYCRVCGLILRAEQAASLRSHQSVLQALSARGIHVQDSDDFHVSTLDLSSNPVKMSCHMHLIDALMMAYTAEMISVEKVVSSVKRFSNFSASKERPLDLEDAMVLWVNKVNTKMRAISEKEMKMKQHLLDSPNHQKVRYRRDHLSGRTLQHFSLVDDLCKDVCDGAALLALIHFYCPKHVRLEDICLKHIASIADSMYNIQLLKEFSNEYLNKCFYLKPEDMLYCPPVLRNNVMVFIAELFWWFEIVKPDFVQPRDLKEFRDARLLLMPKASRSHTPINFTKRSFQTTSSDAEMLTMPLSSNFSTSSSHHSLVPPRQRRPRGVEDDATVRKQCSSLARKDEKPQGLSQVWPERRQRPLSQPAPYALHFPNHEVDTDNSSLIRSNTKGSLASSIMTPSHMLMGSGRPLHEHRLSGQSLLSHIRIEDEEELLEEEELVAMVHPAAFHRRPLRSDIELDELEIPHTTSPRRVSNTLDMDVLTPGVQAESYYLEPLMPAIPKPAKEKSISLNKDEESGESRCRSGLCGVNPATDVPHKSHRKSPLSECRKYAFKPITVVKSVPTREGLTHTSLSEKTQPQGFFLHLSGESDCHSHLSSDAEVGQDSDSDIAGFEEDDEDVELIEPSREKGIGLLREFSEVESFKLREDLKLSERDDKEDWSGRSSPCLSTTSCASSCSVSGSASVRMTSFAERKLLKLSLRDGFSSTSSSQKTTPDHSEITPCAPWQLKTEGSPGWQAQDPTSAVRKTMMASPPVVPSELLQLHMQLEEQRRAIEYQKRKMETLSARQRLKLGKAAFLNIVKKGEGRSDTLPLPLKHSPSTELSGSQKVKSPCCKDDSCLEVLKVQAKAEGRPLHRDNRLNTSAQDGASDSDVSDRTRSIDLLNKAISVIQQQMTQLSLQQDLLMKKNVASSVEPKEPDLKPTATTTQSPTSDPRSFAVHFVDFNDSSCAPTRRPPKLSSSQRSKASEPKQSNKNSKVSDTEAVTSPNEKTGVESQDAESSRLDRNFRRRTTFRVQNEADLSPVKVQSEDTRASDTSITPSHCAEDDEVDISGTESVGGNNSTTGKGLLIEVDLSEMKEPAEGASLDIADGEQKNVLGFFFKDDEKAEDEMAKRRAAFMLKQQRKAEEARIRKQQQEADSELKRDEARRKAEEDRVRKEEEKARRELIKQEYLRRKQQALLEEQGQVKPSPRFKSRRNRPKSLHRGEFSSPCKGSTTPDLSCSLRGSTLSLATEADSIISEEAESQRAESVCSMDSFPVLSRASSRNMERDWESGSIASSITSTEYNGPKLFKEPSSKSNKPIIINAIAHCCLAGKVNEAQKNVLLEELEKCESNHLIILFRDGGCQFRGVYSYSPETEDIVKFTGTGPRVIGHKMIDRLYKYSSDRKQFNVIPAKSVSVSVDALTIHNHLWQAKRPGSARRK, encoded by the exons atgGACATGGAGGGGAGTGCCGGGCAGGGGGGCAGCACCAGGAGGAGAGCAGCGGAAGATGGTGTTTCAGGAAGAGGAAGCGTGGAAGTTCTGGTAGTACCTCCAGACCTGTATGACTCTGCCAGGgccaaaatagaagcaaatctCCGTTGGCTGCTGGCCAAAGCTTATGGCATTG ACCACATCCCTGAGGACCTGCAGGACCCCTTCTACACGGACCAGTATGAGCAGGAGCACATCAAGCCGCCCGTCATTCACCTGCTGCTGTCCGGGGAGATCTACTGCCGGGTGTGCGGACTCATCCTGCGCGCTGAGCAAGCCGCCTCGCTCCGAAGCCATCAGTCCGTGCTCCAGGCACTGTCCGCCAGGGGCATCCATGTGCAAGACTCAGACGATTTCCACGTCTCCACTCTGGATCTCAGCTCAAACCCTGTCAAGATG AGCTGCCACATGCACCTGATCGATGCCCTCATGATGGCCTACACAGCAGAGATGATCAGTGTGGAGAAGGTGGTGTCCAGTGTCAAGCGATTCTCCAACTTCAGTGCCTCTAAGGAGCGTCCGTTGGACCTGGAGGATGCCATGGTCCTTTGGGTCAAcaag GTGAACACAAAGATGAGGGCTATCTCTGAAAAAGAGATGAAGATGAAGCAGCACCTGCTGGACTCGCCAAACCACCAGaag GTGCGCTATCGCAGGGACCATCTCTCAGGTCGGACACTTCAGCACTTCTCCCTGGTAGACGACCTGTGCAAAGACGTGTGTGACGGCGCTGCTCTTCTGGCCCTAATCCACTTCTATTGCCCCAAACACGTTAGACTTGAAG ATATCTGCCTGAAGCACATCGCCTCCATAGCTGACAGCATGTACAACATCCAGTTGCTGAAGGAATTTTCCAATGAATACTTGAACAAGTGCTTCTATCTGAAGCCTGAGGACATGCTGTATTGTCCTCCAGTGCTGAGG AATAATGTGATGGTATTCATTGCCGAGCTCTTCTGGTGGTTTGAGATTGTGAAGCCGGACTTTGTACAGCCCAGAGACCTTAAGGAATTCAGAGATG CAAGGTTACTGCTGATGCCGAAGGCCTCTCGATCCCACACACCCATCAATTTCACCAAACGTAGTTTCCAGACTACATCAAGCGATGCTGAAATGTTGACCATGCCTTTAAGCTCCAACTTTAG CACTTCCAGCTCTCATCACTCTTTAGTGCCTCCAAGACAGAGACGACCGAGGGGAGTTGAGGATGATGCTACAG TGAGGAAGCAGTGCAGCTCTCTGGCACGTAAAGATGAGAAGCCGCAGGGTTTGTCACAGGTCTGGCCAGAGAGAAGGCAGAG GCCTTTATCCCAGCCGGCACCCTACGCCTTGCATTTCCCCAATCACGAGGTTGACACAGACAATAGCAGTCTGATTCGCTCCAACACCAAAGGCAGCTTGGCCTCTAGCATTATGACACCCAGCCACATGCTCATGGGTTCAGGTCGCCCGCTGCACGAGCACAGACTGAGCGGGCAAAGTCTCCTCAGCCATATTCGCatcgaggacgaggaggagctcttagaggaggaggagctaGTCGCCATGGTACACCCCGCTGCTTTCCACCGACGTCCACTCAGGAGTGACATCGAGCTGGATGAACTGGAAATCCCACACACGACCTCACCACGGAGGGTTTCTAATACTCTCGACATGGACGTCTTAACCCCAGGTGTGCAGGCGGAAAGCTACTACCTGGAGCCTCTGATGCCAGCCATCCCTAAGCCAGCCAAAGAGAAGAGTATCAGCCTCAACAAGGACGAGGAGAGCGGGGAGAGTCGCTGCAGGTCAGGGCTATGTGGTGTGAATCCAGCCACGGATGTTCCACATAAATCACACAGGAAATCACCATTGTCTGAATGTCGTAAATATGCGTTTAAACCCATAACTGTGGTAAAATCTGTGCCCACCCGGGAAGGCTTGACACATACTTCACTTTCTGAGAAAACACAACCACAAGGCTTTTTCCTTCACTTGTCTGGAGAGTCAGACTGTCACAGTCATCTTTCCTCTGATGCAGAAGTAGGGCAAGACTCTGATTCCGACATTGCAGGTTTTGAGGAAGATGACGAGGATGTGGAGCTGATCGAGCCAAGCAGGGAAAAAGGAATTGGCTTACTGAGAGAATTCTCAGAGGTTGAGTCTTTTAAGCTGAGAGAAGACCTAAAGCTGAGTGAGCGAGACGACAAGGAAGACTGGAGTGGACGCTCCAGCCCATGCCTCAGTACCACATCCTGTGCAAGCAGCTGCAGCGTTTCGGGCAGTGCCAGTGTCAGAATGACCAGCTTTGCCGAGAGGAAGTTGCTTAAACTCAGCCTCCGTGACGGATTCTCTAGCACCAGCAGCTCACAGAAGACGACGCCCGACCACTCTGAGATTACTCCTTGCGCTCCCTGGCAACTAAAGACTGAAGGTAGCCCAGGTTGGCAAGCGCAAGACCCCACGTCTGCTGTGAGGAAGACTATGATGGCGAGTCCTCCAGTAGTGCCTTCAGAGCTGCTGCAACTCCACATGCAGCTAGAAGAGCAAAGGCGAGCTATCGAGTATCAAAAGAGGAAGATGGAGACCTTGTCGGCGCGGCAGCGACTGAAACTTGGCAAAGCTGCATTCTTGAACATCGTGAAGAAAGGCGAAGGGAGGAGCGACACACTCCCTCTTCCTCTCAAACATTCGCCTTCCACCGAACTGTCTGGCTCTCAGAAAGTGAAGAGCCCCTGCTGCAAGGATGACTCTTGTCTTGAGGTACTGAAGGTGCAGGCAAAGGCAGAAGGAAGACCATTACATCGAGACAATCGGTTAAACACCTCGGCTCAGGATGGCGCTTCCGATTCGGATGTGAGTGACCGTACCCGCTCCATAGATCTCCTCAACAAGGCCATCAGCGTTATCCAGCAGCAGATGACGCAGCTCTCATTGCAGCAAGACCTACTGATGAAGAAGAATGTGGCTTCATCTGTGGAACCTAAAGAACCAGACCTGAAACCAACTGCGACCACAACACAGTCCCCTACCTCAGACCCCAGATCCTTTGCCGTCCACTTTGTTGACTTCAACGACAGTAGTTGTGCTCCCACCCGTCGTCCTCCCAAGCTGAGCTCTAGCCAGCGAAGCAAAGCCTCAGAGCCGAAGCAGAGTAACAAGAACAGCAAAGTGTCTGACACTGAAGCTGTGACCTCTCCCAACGAAAAGACTGGTGTAGAAAGCCAGGATGCCGAAAGTTCCAGGTTGGATAGAAACTTCAGAAGACGCACAACCTTCAGAGTCCAAAACGAAGCGGACCTATCTCCTGTCAAGGTTCAGTCAGAGGACACGAGGGCCTCCGATACCTCCATCACTCCGTCACATTGTGCAGAAGACGACGAGGTCGACATCTCAGGAACAGAATCTGTCGGTGGTAACAACAGCACCACGGGAAAAGGTCTCCTGATCGAGGTTGACCTATCAGAGATGAAGGAGCCTGCGGAGGGCGCGAGTCTCGACATCGCAGACGGTGAACAGAAGAACGTGCTCGGCTTCTTCTTTAAG GACGACGAGAAGGCCGAGGATGAGATGGCCAAACGTCGCGCTGCCTTCATGCTCAAACAACAGCGCAAAGCCGAAGAGGCCAGGATACGCAAGCAGCAGCAGGAAGCAGACAGCGAACTCAAGCGTGACGAGGCCAG GCGTAAGGCAGAGGAGGACCGGGTTCGTaaagaggaggagaaggccAGACGAGAGCTGATAAAGCAGGAGTACCTGCGCCGGAAGCAGCAGGCGTTGTTGGAAGAGCAGGGTCAGGTTAAGCCGAGCCCCAGGTTCAAGTCCCGCAGGAATAGACCCAAATCGCTGCATCGAGGCGAGTTCAGCAGCCCCTGTAAAGGATCCACCACAC CTGATCTGAGCTGCAGCCTTCGAGGATCCACGTTGTCTTTGGCCACAGAGGCAGACAGCATCATCTCTGAAGAGGCGGAATCGCAGAG GGCTGAGTCAGTCTGCTCCATGGATTCCTTCCCTGTGCTGAGCCGAGCCTCCAGCAGGAACATGGAGCGCGACTGGGAGAGCGGCTCCATCGCCTCCTCCATCACTTCCACCGAGTACAATG GGCCCAAGCTTTTCAAAGAGCCAAGCTCTAAGTCCAACAAGCCCATCATCATCAATGCCATCGCCCACTGCTGCCTGGCCGGAaaggtgaacgaggcacagaaGAATGTCCTTCTGGAG gAGCTGGAAAAGTGCGAGTCGAATCACCTGATCATCCTCTTTCGGGACGGCGGCTGCCAGTTCCGCGGCGTGTACTCGTACTCGCCGGAGACTGAGGACATCGTCAAATTCACGGGCACGGGGCCGCGTGTCATCGGCCACAAGATGATCGACCGGCTCTACAAGTACAGTTCTGACCGCAAGCAGTTTAACGTCATCCCGGCCAAGTCGGTGTCGGTCAGCGTGGAcgcgttgaccatccacaacCACTTGTGGCAGGCCAAGAGGCCCGGCAGCGCGCGCAGGAAGTGA
- the LOC133413924 gene encoding calmodulin-regulated spectrin-associated protein 1-B-like isoform X1: MDMEGSAGQGGSTRRRAAEDGVSGRGSVEVLVVPPDLYDSARAKIEANLRWLLAKAYGIADHIPEDLQDPFYTDQYEQEHIKPPVIHLLLSGEIYCRVCGLILRAEQAASLRSHQSVLQALSARGIHVQDSDDFHVSTLDLSSNPVKMSCHMHLIDALMMAYTAEMISVEKVVSSVKRFSNFSASKERPLDLEDAMVLWVNKVNTKMRAISEKEMKMKQHLLDSPNHQKVRYRRDHLSGRTLQHFSLVDDLCKDVCDGAALLALIHFYCPKHVRLEDICLKHIASIADSMYNIQLLKEFSNEYLNKCFYLKPEDMLYCPPVLRNNVMVFIAELFWWFEIVKPDFVQPRDLKEFRDARLLLMPKASRSHTPINFTKRSFQTTSSDAEMLTMPLSSNFSTSSSHHSLVPPRQRRPRGVEDDATVRKQCSSLARKDEKPQGLSQVWPERRQRPLSQPAPYALHFPNHEVDTDNSSLIRSNTKGSLASSIMTPSHMLMGSGRPLHEHRLSGQSLLSHIRIEDEEELLEEEELVAMVHPAAFHRRPLRSDIELDELEIPHTTSPRRVSNTLDMDVLTPGVQAESYYLEPLMPAIPKPAKEKSISLNKDEESGESRCRSGLCGVNPATDVPHKSHRKSPLSECRKYAFKPITVVKSVPTREGLTHTSLSEKTQPQGFFLHLSGESDCHSHLSSDAEVGQDSDSDIAGFEEDDEDVELIEPSREKGIGLLREFSEVESFKLREDLKLSERDDKEDWSGRSSPCLSTTSCASSCSVSGSASVRMTSFAERKLLKLSLRDGFSSTSSSQKTTPDHSEITPCAPWQLKTEGSPGWQAQDPTSAVRKTMMASPPVVPSELLQLHMQLEEQRRAIEYQKRKMETLSARQRLKLGKAAFLNIVKKGEGRSDTLPLPLKHSPSTELSGSQKVKSPCCKDDSCLEVLKVQAKAEGRPLHRDNRLNTSAQDGASDSDVSDRTRSIDLLNKAISVIQQQMTQLSLQQDLLMKKNVASSVEPKEPDLKPTATTTQSPTSDPRSFAVHFVDFNDSSCAPTRRPPKLSSSQRSKASEPKQSNKNSKVSDTEAVTSPNEKTGVESQDAESSRLDRNFRRRTTFRVQNEADLSPVKVQSEDTRASDTSITPSHCAEDDEVDISGTESVGGNNSTTGKGLLIEVDLSEMKEPAEGASLDIADGEQKNVLGFFFKDDEKAEDEMAKRRAAFMLKQQRKAEEARIRKQQQEADSELKRDEARRKAEEDRVRKEEEKARRELIKQEYLRRKQQALLEEQGQVKPSPRFKSRRNRPKSLHRGEFSSPCKGSTTPDLSCSLRGSTLSLATEADSIISEEAESQRAESVCSMDSFPVLSRASSRNMERDWESGSIASSITSTEYNGPKLFKEPSSKSNKPIIINAIAHCCLAGKVNEAQKNVLLEELEKCESNHLIILFRDGGCQFRGVYSYSPETEDIVKFTGTGPRVIGHKMIDRLYKYSSDRKQFNVIPAKSVSVSVDALTIHNHLWQAKRPGSARRK, translated from the exons atgGACATGGAGGGGAGTGCCGGGCAGGGGGGCAGCACCAGGAGGAGAGCAGCGGAAGATGGTGTTTCAGGAAGAGGAAGCGTGGAAGTTCTGGTAGTACCTCCAGACCTGTATGACTCTGCCAGGgccaaaatagaagcaaatctCCGTTGGCTGCTGGCCAAAGCTTATGGCATTG CAGACCACATCCCTGAGGACCTGCAGGACCCCTTCTACACGGACCAGTATGAGCAGGAGCACATCAAGCCGCCCGTCATTCACCTGCTGCTGTCCGGGGAGATCTACTGCCGGGTGTGCGGACTCATCCTGCGCGCTGAGCAAGCCGCCTCGCTCCGAAGCCATCAGTCCGTGCTCCAGGCACTGTCCGCCAGGGGCATCCATGTGCAAGACTCAGACGATTTCCACGTCTCCACTCTGGATCTCAGCTCAAACCCTGTCAAGATG AGCTGCCACATGCACCTGATCGATGCCCTCATGATGGCCTACACAGCAGAGATGATCAGTGTGGAGAAGGTGGTGTCCAGTGTCAAGCGATTCTCCAACTTCAGTGCCTCTAAGGAGCGTCCGTTGGACCTGGAGGATGCCATGGTCCTTTGGGTCAAcaag GTGAACACAAAGATGAGGGCTATCTCTGAAAAAGAGATGAAGATGAAGCAGCACCTGCTGGACTCGCCAAACCACCAGaag GTGCGCTATCGCAGGGACCATCTCTCAGGTCGGACACTTCAGCACTTCTCCCTGGTAGACGACCTGTGCAAAGACGTGTGTGACGGCGCTGCTCTTCTGGCCCTAATCCACTTCTATTGCCCCAAACACGTTAGACTTGAAG ATATCTGCCTGAAGCACATCGCCTCCATAGCTGACAGCATGTACAACATCCAGTTGCTGAAGGAATTTTCCAATGAATACTTGAACAAGTGCTTCTATCTGAAGCCTGAGGACATGCTGTATTGTCCTCCAGTGCTGAGG AATAATGTGATGGTATTCATTGCCGAGCTCTTCTGGTGGTTTGAGATTGTGAAGCCGGACTTTGTACAGCCCAGAGACCTTAAGGAATTCAGAGATG CAAGGTTACTGCTGATGCCGAAGGCCTCTCGATCCCACACACCCATCAATTTCACCAAACGTAGTTTCCAGACTACATCAAGCGATGCTGAAATGTTGACCATGCCTTTAAGCTCCAACTTTAG CACTTCCAGCTCTCATCACTCTTTAGTGCCTCCAAGACAGAGACGACCGAGGGGAGTTGAGGATGATGCTACAG TGAGGAAGCAGTGCAGCTCTCTGGCACGTAAAGATGAGAAGCCGCAGGGTTTGTCACAGGTCTGGCCAGAGAGAAGGCAGAG GCCTTTATCCCAGCCGGCACCCTACGCCTTGCATTTCCCCAATCACGAGGTTGACACAGACAATAGCAGTCTGATTCGCTCCAACACCAAAGGCAGCTTGGCCTCTAGCATTATGACACCCAGCCACATGCTCATGGGTTCAGGTCGCCCGCTGCACGAGCACAGACTGAGCGGGCAAAGTCTCCTCAGCCATATTCGCatcgaggacgaggaggagctcttagaggaggaggagctaGTCGCCATGGTACACCCCGCTGCTTTCCACCGACGTCCACTCAGGAGTGACATCGAGCTGGATGAACTGGAAATCCCACACACGACCTCACCACGGAGGGTTTCTAATACTCTCGACATGGACGTCTTAACCCCAGGTGTGCAGGCGGAAAGCTACTACCTGGAGCCTCTGATGCCAGCCATCCCTAAGCCAGCCAAAGAGAAGAGTATCAGCCTCAACAAGGACGAGGAGAGCGGGGAGAGTCGCTGCAGGTCAGGGCTATGTGGTGTGAATCCAGCCACGGATGTTCCACATAAATCACACAGGAAATCACCATTGTCTGAATGTCGTAAATATGCGTTTAAACCCATAACTGTGGTAAAATCTGTGCCCACCCGGGAAGGCTTGACACATACTTCACTTTCTGAGAAAACACAACCACAAGGCTTTTTCCTTCACTTGTCTGGAGAGTCAGACTGTCACAGTCATCTTTCCTCTGATGCAGAAGTAGGGCAAGACTCTGATTCCGACATTGCAGGTTTTGAGGAAGATGACGAGGATGTGGAGCTGATCGAGCCAAGCAGGGAAAAAGGAATTGGCTTACTGAGAGAATTCTCAGAGGTTGAGTCTTTTAAGCTGAGAGAAGACCTAAAGCTGAGTGAGCGAGACGACAAGGAAGACTGGAGTGGACGCTCCAGCCCATGCCTCAGTACCACATCCTGTGCAAGCAGCTGCAGCGTTTCGGGCAGTGCCAGTGTCAGAATGACCAGCTTTGCCGAGAGGAAGTTGCTTAAACTCAGCCTCCGTGACGGATTCTCTAGCACCAGCAGCTCACAGAAGACGACGCCCGACCACTCTGAGATTACTCCTTGCGCTCCCTGGCAACTAAAGACTGAAGGTAGCCCAGGTTGGCAAGCGCAAGACCCCACGTCTGCTGTGAGGAAGACTATGATGGCGAGTCCTCCAGTAGTGCCTTCAGAGCTGCTGCAACTCCACATGCAGCTAGAAGAGCAAAGGCGAGCTATCGAGTATCAAAAGAGGAAGATGGAGACCTTGTCGGCGCGGCAGCGACTGAAACTTGGCAAAGCTGCATTCTTGAACATCGTGAAGAAAGGCGAAGGGAGGAGCGACACACTCCCTCTTCCTCTCAAACATTCGCCTTCCACCGAACTGTCTGGCTCTCAGAAAGTGAAGAGCCCCTGCTGCAAGGATGACTCTTGTCTTGAGGTACTGAAGGTGCAGGCAAAGGCAGAAGGAAGACCATTACATCGAGACAATCGGTTAAACACCTCGGCTCAGGATGGCGCTTCCGATTCGGATGTGAGTGACCGTACCCGCTCCATAGATCTCCTCAACAAGGCCATCAGCGTTATCCAGCAGCAGATGACGCAGCTCTCATTGCAGCAAGACCTACTGATGAAGAAGAATGTGGCTTCATCTGTGGAACCTAAAGAACCAGACCTGAAACCAACTGCGACCACAACACAGTCCCCTACCTCAGACCCCAGATCCTTTGCCGTCCACTTTGTTGACTTCAACGACAGTAGTTGTGCTCCCACCCGTCGTCCTCCCAAGCTGAGCTCTAGCCAGCGAAGCAAAGCCTCAGAGCCGAAGCAGAGTAACAAGAACAGCAAAGTGTCTGACACTGAAGCTGTGACCTCTCCCAACGAAAAGACTGGTGTAGAAAGCCAGGATGCCGAAAGTTCCAGGTTGGATAGAAACTTCAGAAGACGCACAACCTTCAGAGTCCAAAACGAAGCGGACCTATCTCCTGTCAAGGTTCAGTCAGAGGACACGAGGGCCTCCGATACCTCCATCACTCCGTCACATTGTGCAGAAGACGACGAGGTCGACATCTCAGGAACAGAATCTGTCGGTGGTAACAACAGCACCACGGGAAAAGGTCTCCTGATCGAGGTTGACCTATCAGAGATGAAGGAGCCTGCGGAGGGCGCGAGTCTCGACATCGCAGACGGTGAACAGAAGAACGTGCTCGGCTTCTTCTTTAAG GACGACGAGAAGGCCGAGGATGAGATGGCCAAACGTCGCGCTGCCTTCATGCTCAAACAACAGCGCAAAGCCGAAGAGGCCAGGATACGCAAGCAGCAGCAGGAAGCAGACAGCGAACTCAAGCGTGACGAGGCCAG GCGTAAGGCAGAGGAGGACCGGGTTCGTaaagaggaggagaaggccAGACGAGAGCTGATAAAGCAGGAGTACCTGCGCCGGAAGCAGCAGGCGTTGTTGGAAGAGCAGGGTCAGGTTAAGCCGAGCCCCAGGTTCAAGTCCCGCAGGAATAGACCCAAATCGCTGCATCGAGGCGAGTTCAGCAGCCCCTGTAAAGGATCCACCACAC CTGATCTGAGCTGCAGCCTTCGAGGATCCACGTTGTCTTTGGCCACAGAGGCAGACAGCATCATCTCTGAAGAGGCGGAATCGCAGAG GGCTGAGTCAGTCTGCTCCATGGATTCCTTCCCTGTGCTGAGCCGAGCCTCCAGCAGGAACATGGAGCGCGACTGGGAGAGCGGCTCCATCGCCTCCTCCATCACTTCCACCGAGTACAATG GGCCCAAGCTTTTCAAAGAGCCAAGCTCTAAGTCCAACAAGCCCATCATCATCAATGCCATCGCCCACTGCTGCCTGGCCGGAaaggtgaacgaggcacagaaGAATGTCCTTCTGGAG gAGCTGGAAAAGTGCGAGTCGAATCACCTGATCATCCTCTTTCGGGACGGCGGCTGCCAGTTCCGCGGCGTGTACTCGTACTCGCCGGAGACTGAGGACATCGTCAAATTCACGGGCACGGGGCCGCGTGTCATCGGCCACAAGATGATCGACCGGCTCTACAAGTACAGTTCTGACCGCAAGCAGTTTAACGTCATCCCGGCCAAGTCGGTGTCGGTCAGCGTGGAcgcgttgaccatccacaacCACTTGTGGCAGGCCAAGAGGCCCGGCAGCGCGCGCAGGAAGTGA